One window of Triticum dicoccoides isolate Atlit2015 ecotype Zavitan chromosome 5A, WEW_v2.0, whole genome shotgun sequence genomic DNA carries:
- the LOC119300243 gene encoding uncharacterized protein LOC119300243 has protein sequence MATGGAPKPEEETVVFPDWRPLPLRLLHPRISSRVLLLQPPLAEETRLRRTPCLRPGNRQEPCPLRHLDPRPDSLLRRSAKSVRLHGLCSSPPPVQQLPRRSTKQFLAHQFTTGILQLKVEHCYIIADLNVHLKKKGASAELCVFNSGANEWRIITEVLADKLPDLWFTDDVFAFDGHFLCWVDYFSGVVLCDFSKNVDSPVLHFVPFPGGIKYPDDARFPRYFPGRFRSVSISQGMMRYVHIDNDFHQTVHSGWRGIAPKRSKRRQKQLTHKITIWTLNSNFEWEVHCEINLDCLWAQPRYRGLGLPRRLPEFPVISMDDPGVLCCLLRAKEFDGKEWMIMVDMNHADLQSCTDVNVEDKFSNTTQLSTVFSKYLQKVNRDGMGQH, from the exons ATGGCCACCGGAGGCGCCCCAAAGCCGGAGGAGGAGACCGTCGTCTTCCCCGATTGG CGGCCACTCCCGCTTCGTCTCCTTCACCCTCGCATCTCCTCCAGGGTCCTCCTACTTCAACCTCCATTGGCCGAAGAGACAAGGCTCAGAAGAACTCCTTGCCTTCGTCCGGGCAATCGACAAGAACCTTGTCCTCTTCGACATCTCGATCCCCGACCGGATTCGCTACTTCGACGCTCCGCCAAATCTGTTCGTCTACACGGCCTCTGCTCCTCCCCCCCCCCGGTGCAGCAGCTTCCTCGGCGCAGCACAAAGCAGTTCCTGGCTCATCAGTTCACCACCGGCATTCTGCAGCTCAAAGTGGAGCACTGCTACATCATTGCCGACCTCAATGTCCACCTCAagaaaaagggcgctagtgctgaACTCTGTGtcttcaactccggcgccaacgagTGGAGAATCATCACCGAGGTGCTTGCTGATAAGCTCCCTGACCTCTGGTTTACCGATGATGTGTTTGCTTTCGATGGCCATTTCCTTTGCTGGGTGGACTACTTCAGCGGCGTTGTGCTATGCGACTTCTCCAAAAATGTGGACTCCCCGGTGCTCCACTTCGTGCCTTTTCCTGGAGGAATCAAATACCCTGATGACGCACGATTCCCGAGGTACTTCCCAGGGAGGTTCCGAAGTGTGTCCATCAGCCAAGGCATGATGCGCTATGTCCATATTGACAATGACTTTCATCAGACAGTCCACAGTGGCTGGCGAGGGATTGCTCCTAAGAGAAGCAAACGGCGGCAGAAGCAGCTAACCCACAAAATCACCATTTGGACGTTGAACTCCAATTTCGAGTGGGAGGTGCATTGTGAGATCAACCTGGATTGTCTCTGGGCACAACCTCGTTACCGAGGTCTGGGCTTACCTCGGCGTCTTCCTGAGTTCCCAGTCATCAGCATGGATGACCCGGGTGTTCTGTGCTGCCTGCTGAGGGCGAAGGAATTTGATGGCAAGGAGTGGATGATCATGGTTGACATGAACCATGCGGATCTGCAGTCATGTACTGATGTGAATGTAGAAGACAAGTTCTCTAATACCACCCAACTTTCAACTGTCTTCTCCAAATACCTTCAAAAGGTGAATAG GGATGGCATGGGACAACATTGA